A genomic window from Rhodococcus sp. KBS0724 includes:
- a CDS encoding HNH endonuclease signature motif containing protein: MTTSTFSSDTCSDATAAVVNGPAGGIRQRLWKLSRVEVRAVAIITSAEILRLEAIRVAAVDELALQPDEQVLCYRGVGRWLVANTMLQNAAGNRIAALGKALRAFPEITAQFDAGDLSFEHAALIVAFCESPPKGMPENALPHCLKTLLAAASGIEATTTKLRYAIAFLERIFESEDIPPAEDTDRNELRIAPTLNGRVVIKGDFDALTGEMLLSALSGLSMPRPATDGTPDQRSAAKRTADALTELIRRYLDNAATGVDGGQRPHLNVHIAAKDLAEHHKCATKATSGDTDPVLDYDDLDVGHMPWLGPLSISRTQMLACDCILSMVLLDGSGAPLDVSPTKRLVTAAQRTALIARDKGCAFPTCDAVPAWCDAHHIKPWSKGGPTVMDNLALLCRHHHTLMHRKTGFVGRWEIKMGDDHKPWFIPPPSIDPKQRPRRTTLRS; encoded by the coding sequence ATGACAACAAGCACTTTCAGTTCGGATACATGTAGTGACGCTACCGCTGCTGTTGTCAACGGTCCTGCCGGAGGCATTCGGCAACGGCTGTGGAAGCTCTCGCGCGTCGAAGTGCGTGCTGTTGCAATCATTACCTCCGCGGAAATCCTTCGCCTGGAAGCGATCCGAGTCGCCGCTGTTGACGAATTGGCACTTCAACCTGATGAGCAAGTGCTGTGTTATCGAGGCGTAGGTCGATGGTTGGTGGCCAACACCATGCTTCAGAACGCTGCCGGGAATCGTATCGCGGCCCTGGGTAAGGCATTGCGGGCGTTCCCCGAAATTACCGCCCAATTCGACGCCGGGGACCTGTCCTTCGAACACGCCGCGTTGATCGTGGCATTTTGCGAATCTCCCCCAAAAGGGATGCCGGAGAACGCGTTACCACACTGCCTGAAAACACTGCTCGCTGCAGCTTCCGGCATCGAAGCCACAACTACCAAACTGCGCTACGCCATAGCTTTTCTCGAGCGGATCTTCGAATCGGAAGATATTCCGCCCGCTGAAGACACCGATCGCAACGAACTGCGCATCGCACCGACACTCAACGGGCGGGTCGTGATCAAAGGCGATTTCGACGCACTCACTGGCGAAATGCTGCTATCTGCGCTCTCAGGATTGTCGATGCCCAGACCGGCCACCGACGGGACGCCTGATCAGCGATCAGCCGCCAAACGCACCGCCGACGCCCTCACCGAACTTATCCGTCGCTACCTCGACAACGCCGCTACCGGCGTTGACGGTGGGCAACGTCCGCACCTGAATGTGCATATCGCTGCCAAGGATCTTGCGGAGCATCACAAATGCGCCACCAAGGCAACATCCGGCGACACTGATCCCGTCCTCGACTACGACGACCTCGATGTAGGGCACATGCCCTGGCTCGGACCGTTGAGTATCAGCCGCACCCAAATGCTGGCGTGTGACTGCATCCTCTCCATGGTGCTACTCGACGGCAGCGGAGCACCCCTCGACGTCAGCCCCACCAAACGCCTCGTCACCGCGGCCCAACGCACCGCGCTTATCGCTCGAGACAAAGGCTGCGCCTTCCCCACCTGCGACGCCGTCCCAGCCTGGTGCGACGCCCACCACATAAAACCGTGGTCAAAGGGCGGACCGACTGTGATGGACAACCTCGCGCTGCTCTGCCGGCACCATCACACCCTGATGCACCGCAAAACGGGATTCGTCGGACGCTGGGAAATCAAAATGGGTGACGATCACAAACCCTGGTTCATCCCACCACCAAGCATCGACCCGAAACAACGGCCCCGCCGCACCACACTGCGGAGCTAG
- a CDS encoding SDR family oxidoreductase: MRPTALITGSSRGLGAAIARELAPTHDLVLGARSEASLEAISAELPGSTPWPVDLTDYDAVAASVPTNQLNVLVHNAGIADLGTIEGSSVDQWRRTFEANVIAVAELTRVLLPALRAGSGHVVLINSGAGLRANAGWGSYAASKFALRAFGDALRLEEPSLRVTSIHPGRIDTDMQRDIVAEEGGSYDPSNFLKASTVARAVRTAVETPADAHPTEIVLRPTGR; this comes from the coding sequence ATGCGTCCTACTGCCTTGATCACCGGTTCCAGCCGCGGCCTCGGAGCTGCCATAGCGCGCGAACTCGCACCGACACACGACCTGGTACTCGGTGCCCGTTCTGAGGCCTCCCTCGAGGCGATCTCCGCCGAACTACCCGGTTCCACACCGTGGCCCGTCGACCTCACCGACTACGACGCCGTCGCAGCATCCGTTCCCACGAATCAGCTGAATGTCCTGGTCCACAATGCCGGTATCGCAGATCTCGGGACCATCGAGGGATCCTCCGTCGACCAATGGCGGCGCACGTTCGAGGCAAATGTCATCGCCGTAGCCGAACTGACTCGCGTACTGCTCCCCGCTCTGCGCGCCGGCAGCGGTCACGTCGTACTCATCAACTCCGGCGCCGGACTGCGCGCCAACGCGGGCTGGGGATCGTATGCAGCCAGCAAGTTTGCGCTCCGGGCGTTCGGCGACGCATTGCGGCTCGAAGAACCGTCGCTGCGCGTGACGTCGATTCACCCCGGCCGAATCGACACCGATATGCAGCGCGACATTGTCGCCGAGGAGGGAGGGAGCTACGACCCGAGTAACTTCCTGAAGGCCTCCACCGTGGCACGAGCCGTTCGCACCGCCGTCGAAACTCCCGCCGACGCTCACCCCACGGAGATCGTTCTCCGACCTACCGGCCGGTAA
- a CDS encoding metal ABC transporter permease: protein MNIVELLLDPLEYGFMVRALAVAVVAAVVCGVLSCWLVLIGWSLMGDAVSHAVLPGVVLAYVVGAPFAIGALIFGLIAVALIGLIRNTSRVKEDAAIGIVFTTLFAFGLVLISVTPSQTDLNHIIFGNLLGVSSSDLLQVAVLGALALGVLLVKRRDLTLFAFDPVHANAIGLSPKRLSALLLGVLALTAVVALQAVGVVLVVAMLIIPGATAYLLTDRFSRMLVIAPAISAMCAITGIYISYYLDTASGGMVVMTQGIVFMLVYLFSPSHGVLAKWVMQRRRRSLSATEGARRSSPELGRSDEALHDRG from the coding sequence ATGAACATCGTGGAACTACTGCTCGATCCGCTCGAATACGGATTCATGGTGCGTGCCTTGGCTGTTGCCGTGGTGGCCGCCGTGGTGTGCGGCGTGCTCAGTTGCTGGTTGGTGCTCATCGGGTGGTCTCTCATGGGTGACGCCGTGTCGCACGCCGTTCTGCCGGGAGTGGTCCTGGCGTACGTCGTCGGAGCGCCGTTTGCGATCGGTGCTCTGATCTTCGGGTTGATCGCTGTCGCGTTGATCGGGTTGATACGCAACACCAGTCGAGTCAAGGAAGACGCCGCGATCGGGATCGTCTTCACCACCCTCTTTGCCTTCGGGCTGGTGTTGATCTCGGTCACGCCGAGTCAGACGGACCTCAATCACATCATCTTTGGCAACCTGCTCGGCGTGAGTTCGTCGGATCTTCTTCAGGTGGCCGTGCTCGGCGCGTTGGCGCTTGGTGTCCTACTGGTCAAACGACGCGATCTCACGCTGTTTGCCTTCGATCCCGTCCACGCCAACGCAATCGGGCTCTCACCCAAGCGGCTCAGCGCGTTGCTCTTGGGAGTTCTCGCGCTCACCGCCGTGGTCGCGCTGCAGGCCGTCGGCGTCGTGCTCGTGGTTGCCATGCTGATCATTCCCGGCGCAACGGCTTACCTTCTGACCGACAGGTTTTCGCGGATGTTGGTGATCGCGCCTGCCATCTCGGCAATGTGCGCGATCACCGGCATCTACATCAGCTACTACCTCGATACCGCGTCCGGCGGCATGGTGGTGATGACGCAAGGGATCGTCTTCATGCTGGTCTATCTCTTCAGCCCCAGCCACGGCGTTCTGGCCAAGTGGGTCATGCAGCGGCGCAGGCGATCGCTCAGTGCGACTGAAGGCGCCCGTCGATCATCTCCAGAACTCGGTCGCAGTGACGAAGCACTTCATGATCGTGGGTGA
- a CDS encoding metal ABC transporter ATP-binding protein, translated as MSEAIRVENVSVHYGDVQALEHVDLTLNTGSVCGLIGMNGSGKSTLFKVIMGMIKPDNGSVRIAGIEAVTARKKGYVGYVPQSEDVDWSFPISVRDVVMMGRYGHMGFTRRPRRADRDAVAHALERVQLTEFADRQIGQLSGGQKKRAFVARGIAQDASILLLDEPFAGVDKRSEATISTLLRELAADGRSILVSTHDLHAVPKLCDEAVLLMRKVLVHSDPDTVLRPENLALAFGLDVMGRT; from the coding sequence ATGAGCGAAGCGATCCGCGTCGAGAACGTCAGCGTCCACTACGGCGACGTGCAAGCGCTCGAGCACGTCGACTTGACGTTGAACACGGGCAGCGTGTGCGGTCTGATCGGGATGAACGGCTCGGGGAAGTCGACGTTGTTCAAGGTGATCATGGGAATGATCAAGCCGGACAACGGCTCTGTGCGTATCGCGGGTATCGAGGCGGTGACGGCCCGCAAGAAGGGGTACGTCGGATACGTTCCGCAGAGCGAGGACGTCGACTGGAGTTTTCCGATCAGTGTTCGCGACGTCGTGATGATGGGCCGGTACGGGCACATGGGGTTCACCCGGCGTCCCCGGCGCGCTGATCGAGATGCCGTTGCCCACGCTCTGGAGCGAGTGCAACTGACGGAGTTCGCGGACCGTCAGATCGGGCAGTTGTCGGGTGGACAGAAGAAGCGCGCATTCGTTGCCCGCGGCATCGCTCAGGATGCATCGATCCTGTTGCTGGACGAGCCTTTTGCCGGCGTCGACAAGCGTTCCGAGGCAACTATTTCCACACTACTGCGGGAGTTGGCTGCCGACGGCCGGTCGATTCTGGTCTCGACGCACGACCTCCATGCGGTTCCGAAACTGTGTGACGAAGCGGTACTCCTCATGCGCAAGGTGCTGGTCCATTCCGACCCGGATACCGTGCTTCGGCCCGAGAACCTCGCCCTCGCCTTCGGCCTCGACGTGATGGGCAGGACCTGA
- a CDS encoding metal ABC transporter substrate-binding protein: MTTRDAKSFRRLGIVALAAMVLAGCSAVNSADDDRPVVLTTFTVLSDIAQNVAGDNLRVESITKAGAEIHGYEPTPGDIRRANQADLILDNGMNLEAWFAKFVNGMDVPHVVVSEGVEGIPIAGDAYAGKPNPHAWMSPLNTQIYVDNMVAAFSDLDPDNAAAFAENGAKYKAELQSVQDRLVSGLATLPAGQRALVSCEGAFSYLTRDAGLSEAYIWPVNAEQQATPQQIIAAIDFVRANAVPAVFCESTVSDAPMQQVVGATGAKFGGTLYVDSLSEADGPVPTYLDMIRHDTDVILGGLTGGTS; the protein is encoded by the coding sequence ATGACGACACGCGACGCGAAAAGCTTCCGCCGCCTGGGGATTGTTGCTCTGGCGGCAATGGTCCTTGCGGGATGTTCCGCGGTGAACTCCGCCGACGATGACCGCCCGGTAGTACTCACCACGTTCACGGTTTTGTCGGATATCGCGCAGAACGTCGCGGGTGACAACCTTCGCGTCGAGTCGATCACCAAGGCTGGAGCTGAGATCCACGGATACGAGCCGACTCCCGGTGATATCCGTCGTGCGAACCAGGCCGATTTGATCCTCGACAACGGGATGAACCTCGAAGCCTGGTTCGCCAAGTTCGTCAACGGCATGGACGTTCCGCACGTCGTGGTGAGTGAGGGCGTCGAAGGAATTCCCATCGCCGGCGACGCCTATGCGGGCAAGCCCAATCCGCATGCGTGGATGTCGCCGTTGAATACTCAGATCTACGTCGACAACATGGTGGCGGCGTTCAGCGATCTTGATCCCGACAACGCCGCGGCGTTTGCGGAGAACGGGGCGAAGTACAAGGCGGAACTCCAATCGGTACAGGATCGCCTGGTGAGCGGCCTGGCGACGCTGCCTGCAGGTCAACGCGCGCTGGTGAGCTGCGAGGGCGCGTTCTCCTACCTCACCCGCGACGCCGGGCTCAGTGAGGCATACATCTGGCCCGTCAACGCCGAGCAGCAAGCCACCCCGCAGCAGATCATCGCGGCCATCGACTTCGTTCGAGCGAACGCCGTTCCCGCGGTGTTCTGCGAGTCGACGGTCTCGGACGCCCCGATGCAGCAGGTTGTCGGCGCAACGGGAGCAAAATTCGGTGGCACGCTGTACGTCGACTCGCTGTCCGAAGCAGATGGCCCGGTTCCCACGTACCTGGACATGATTCGCCACGACACCGACGTCATCCTCGGCGGCCTCACCGGAGGTACATCATGA
- a CDS encoding ABC transporter permease, whose product MFLAVRELLFARNRFLLMGAVIALISILMVIMAGLSSGLVNDGVSGLQRTPAQAFAFAEGTKSDSAFSRSVVTEEQAQAWRERPDVANAALFGNMIVNAKTQNGTPVDLTLFGIEPGSFLEPPAAEGTALTGDNTVIVSNSARNEGVELGDTVTVDRLGTDLTVVGFTSDQRTFGHVDVAYVPLRTWQQIHAGTKAGEAPRADAYNEGSVIAIQGIDGALPDLSAGDIAAGTASKTLTESFESSPGYSAEMMTMTMIKAFLYAISALVVGAFFTIWTVQRSREIAVMRAMGASTGFLLRDGLMQAVIVLVASVSTGVVLGLGLGSLLTGSGMPFALEAGPVLSGAVLLTVLGLAGAVVAIARISSVDPLAALGENR is encoded by the coding sequence ATGTTTCTGGCCGTGCGCGAACTGCTGTTCGCGCGAAATCGATTTTTGCTGATGGGAGCGGTGATCGCCCTCATCTCGATCCTGATGGTGATCATGGCCGGACTGTCTTCCGGCCTCGTCAACGACGGCGTATCCGGCCTGCAACGCACACCGGCGCAAGCCTTTGCCTTTGCCGAAGGCACCAAATCCGATTCCGCATTCAGCCGTTCGGTGGTCACCGAAGAGCAGGCACAGGCCTGGCGTGAGCGGCCGGACGTAGCCAATGCGGCCCTGTTCGGGAACATGATCGTGAATGCAAAGACCCAGAACGGCACTCCCGTCGATCTCACACTCTTCGGGATCGAGCCAGGCTCGTTCCTGGAACCGCCGGCTGCGGAAGGTACGGCACTGACCGGCGACAACACCGTCATCGTCAGTAACAGCGCCCGCAACGAGGGTGTGGAACTCGGCGATACCGTGACCGTCGACCGTCTCGGCACGGATCTGACTGTCGTCGGATTCACCAGTGACCAAAGAACTTTCGGTCACGTCGACGTCGCGTATGTTCCGCTGAGAACCTGGCAACAGATCCATGCCGGAACAAAGGCAGGTGAAGCGCCGCGCGCCGACGCATACAACGAGGGCAGTGTTATCGCCATCCAGGGCATCGACGGAGCGCTTCCCGACCTGAGTGCCGGCGACATTGCTGCGGGAACCGCGTCGAAGACGTTGACCGAATCTTTCGAATCCTCACCGGGTTACAGCGCCGAGATGATGACGATGACAATGATCAAGGCCTTCCTGTACGCAATCTCAGCCTTGGTGGTCGGTGCGTTCTTCACCATCTGGACGGTGCAGCGCAGCCGTGAAATCGCAGTCATGCGCGCTATGGGTGCATCTACCGGATTTCTGCTGCGCGACGGTCTGATGCAGGCTGTGATCGTCCTCGTTGCATCCGTATCGACCGGCGTGGTCCTAGGTTTGGGTCTCGGTAGCCTCCTCACCGGATCGGGGATGCCGTTTGCGCTCGAGGCGGGTCCTGTCCTGAGCGGCGCAGTTCTGCTCACCGTCCTCGGCCTGGCCGGTGCCGTCGTTGCGATCGCCCGTATCTCGTCTGTGGACCCCCTTGCCGCGCTAGGAGAAAACCGATGA
- a CDS encoding cyclase family protein has translation MPNNGIDTSDRDTPHRIVSLSHVNDPASTPIFPGDPEFTLETATTVEADGYYLQYVKQGEHTGTHWGAPAHFELGGLTADQLDAADLYLPAVKIDIREKSAQNPDYILTIDDLVEWESRHGRIPDGAAVILWTGWESRWGTDLYANIDGSGMHQPGFGVDAVQWLLDSGRLGRRGALGTDTFGPDAGSDERYTVSTLLYGAHRISLENLANLSALPVTGAHVLVGGTVNRGGSGSPATVYALI, from the coding sequence CTGCCGAACAACGGCATTGACACATCAGATCGCGACACACCACATCGCATCGTGTCGCTCTCCCACGTCAACGACCCCGCATCCACGCCGATATTTCCCGGCGACCCGGAGTTCACTCTCGAAACCGCGACCACCGTCGAAGCTGACGGCTATTACCTGCAGTACGTCAAGCAGGGTGAACACACCGGAACACATTGGGGCGCACCGGCACATTTCGAACTCGGCGGACTGACCGCAGATCAATTGGATGCTGCTGACCTGTACCTGCCCGCAGTGAAGATCGATATCCGGGAGAAGTCTGCCCAGAATCCCGACTACATTCTCACGATTGACGATCTGGTCGAATGGGAATCTCGGCACGGACGGATACCGGACGGCGCAGCGGTGATCTTGTGGACCGGCTGGGAGTCCCGTTGGGGCACAGATCTGTACGCGAACATCGACGGCTCCGGCATGCATCAACCAGGCTTCGGCGTCGACGCCGTTCAATGGCTCTTGGATTCCGGGCGGTTGGGCCGGCGAGGCGCCCTTGGTACCGACACCTTCGGACCCGACGCCGGGAGCGACGAGCGCTATACAGTCTCGACCCTGCTGTACGGCGCCCACCGCATCAGTCTGGAGAATCTAGCCAACCTGAGTGCGCTCCCCGTCACCGGTGCGCACGTGCTGGTGGGAGGCACTGTCAATCGGGGCGGTTCGGGATCACCGGCGACGGTATATGCGCTGATCTGA
- a CDS encoding PHP domain-containing protein, producing the protein MEPDEALREIAYWLERSRAETHRVKAYRRAAEVFTGLSDDEKESRRKADSWKALTGIGPKTATIIAQSYDGVPEYLAELRGQAKPIGDGPLRQALRGDLHTHSDWSDGGSPIEEMMRRAAALGHDYCALTDHSPRLTVANGLSADRLRAQLDVIAGLNAELAPFRILTGIEVDILEDGSLDQDPDLLDELDIVVASVHSKLRSEREAMTRRMLAAVRNPRVDILGHCTGRLVEGARGTRPESQFDAEKVFEACRESGTAVEINSRPERRDPPSRLIELALDLDCMFSIDTDAHAPGQLAWQGYGCERAEKCGVDADRVINTWTADALLEWAGN; encoded by the coding sequence ATGGAACCGGATGAAGCGCTTCGGGAGATCGCCTACTGGCTCGAACGATCGCGTGCCGAAACGCACCGAGTGAAGGCATACCGGCGAGCCGCTGAGGTCTTCACAGGGCTGTCGGACGACGAGAAGGAATCGCGCCGCAAGGCCGACAGTTGGAAAGCCCTCACCGGTATCGGGCCCAAAACGGCGACGATCATCGCCCAGTCGTACGACGGTGTGCCCGAGTACCTCGCCGAGTTGCGGGGGCAGGCGAAACCTATTGGCGACGGTCCACTGCGGCAGGCTTTGCGCGGCGACCTGCACACCCACTCCGACTGGTCCGACGGCGGCAGCCCGATCGAGGAGATGATGCGCCGAGCTGCCGCATTGGGCCACGACTACTGCGCGCTCACCGACCACTCACCACGACTGACGGTCGCCAACGGACTGTCCGCCGATCGTTTGCGAGCTCAACTCGACGTCATTGCCGGATTGAACGCGGAACTGGCGCCCTTCCGCATCCTCACGGGAATCGAGGTCGACATCCTCGAAGACGGCTCCCTCGATCAGGACCCGGATTTGCTCGACGAACTCGACATCGTTGTGGCGAGCGTGCATTCCAAGCTGCGGTCCGAACGCGAAGCCATGACGCGCAGAATGCTTGCCGCGGTGCGTAATCCGCGGGTAGATATTCTCGGCCACTGCACCGGGCGTCTAGTCGAGGGTGCTCGCGGAACCCGTCCCGAGTCGCAGTTCGACGCCGAGAAAGTCTTCGAGGCTTGCCGGGAATCCGGTACAGCTGTGGAGATCAACTCTCGACCGGAGCGTCGTGACCCGCCTTCGCGTTTGATCGAGTTGGCCCTCGATCTCGACTGCATGTTCTCTATCGACACCGACGCCCATGCTCCGGGCCAATTGGCCTGGCAGGGTTACGGTTGCGAGCGCGCAGAGAAGTGCGGCGTCGACGCCGATCGGGTGATAAACACCTGGACGGCCGACGCGCTCCTCGAATGGGCAGGCAACTAG
- a CDS encoding TIGR04222 domain-containing membrane protein, translating to MSTYAADTWGIPSQTFLQWYLVAAAVAVGLSLYSRILARRSPTVVDAVRAPLTPPEVGALTSDYQAVLASMAILRSADMITSAGKARRELNQADKSRLDWFTRTLHERLGRGKVPLRQVRLLGRMNIALAQLRTSLINAGYLQRPQHGVAARLRTAPLVAVIGIGVVRLIFGLAGGKPVGFLLLTIIALAALIPLLRINRRLTALGESELRRLKHENSYLSPKLRPSFTSYGPSLAGLSAALFGSGALVLIDPALAGAVAAGAAYSPGGAGGSHSCGSSSSSDGGSGGGSSSCGGGGGCGG from the coding sequence ATGAGCACCTACGCAGCCGACACCTGGGGAATCCCCAGCCAGACCTTCCTGCAGTGGTACCTCGTCGCCGCTGCAGTCGCTGTTGGACTTTCTCTCTACAGCCGAATCCTGGCCCGGCGATCACCAACAGTTGTGGACGCCGTCCGTGCGCCTCTGACACCACCCGAAGTCGGCGCCCTGACCAGCGACTACCAGGCAGTCCTCGCGTCGATGGCAATTCTGCGCAGCGCCGACATGATCACCAGCGCCGGGAAGGCCAGGCGAGAACTGAACCAAGCGGACAAGAGTCGCTTGGACTGGTTTACCCGCACTCTCCACGAGCGGCTCGGCCGCGGCAAGGTACCGCTACGCCAAGTGCGCCTGCTCGGGCGGATGAACATCGCCCTCGCCCAACTCCGTACGTCACTGATCAATGCCGGGTACCTTCAGCGCCCGCAGCATGGCGTCGCCGCACGCTTGCGGACCGCCCCACTGGTCGCGGTCATCGGTATCGGCGTCGTCCGGTTGATCTTCGGCCTGGCCGGTGGCAAGCCCGTCGGATTCCTGCTCCTGACAATCATCGCGCTTGCAGCACTGATTCCGTTGCTACGCATCAATCGTCGACTCACGGCGTTGGGCGAGAGCGAGTTGCGCCGACTCAAGCACGAGAACTCGTATCTCTCACCGAAACTGCGGCCGTCGTTCACCAGCTACGGCCCATCTCTCGCCGGGTTGTCGGCAGCTCTGTTCGGTTCCGGCGCACTGGTTCTGATCGACCCGGCGTTGGCAGGAGCTGTTGCGGCCGGCGCCGCATACAGTCCGGGCGGCGCTGGGGGTTCCCACAGTTGCGGCTCGTCCTCGAGTTCGGATGGCGGCAGTGGCGGTGGCAGTAGTAGTTGCGGCGGCGGTGGGGGGTGTGGAGGATGA
- a CDS encoding ABC transporter ATP-binding protein, translating into MTVTTTTLGLNLAAAQLCFGDGDNSVTALDNVDLRVLPGEIVAVVGPSGAGKSSLLAVAGGLTTPTGGTVSVNGTTITGLSKKKLAEFRRDNIGFVFQSGNLIPALTATDQLRLVEKITGRKGSKTPAELLEAVGMTHRANKRPGQLSGGERQRVGIARALISDPSVLLVDEPTAALDRQRSHDIVELLARETHTSGVATVMVTHDHEVLRHCDRVLEMIDGRLQSH; encoded by the coding sequence ATGACCGTCACAACTACCACGCTCGGATTGAATCTTGCTGCGGCGCAGCTCTGTTTCGGCGACGGCGACAACAGCGTCACGGCACTCGACAACGTGGACCTACGGGTGCTGCCCGGCGAGATCGTTGCCGTCGTCGGACCGTCCGGTGCAGGCAAATCCAGTCTGCTTGCCGTTGCCGGGGGACTGACAACTCCGACGGGCGGCACTGTGAGCGTGAACGGCACCACCATCACTGGCCTGTCCAAGAAGAAACTGGCCGAGTTCCGCCGCGACAACATCGGATTCGTGTTCCAATCCGGCAATCTCATCCCGGCTTTGACCGCGACCGATCAGTTGCGCCTGGTCGAGAAGATCACCGGCCGAAAAGGATCGAAGACACCGGCTGAGCTGCTCGAGGCCGTCGGGATGACCCACCGCGCGAACAAACGACCGGGTCAACTGTCCGGTGGTGAGCGTCAGCGAGTGGGGATTGCGCGCGCCCTGATCAGTGATCCCTCCGTCTTGCTGGTGGATGAACCCACGGCAGCGCTCGATCGGCAACGCAGTCACGACATCGTCGAACTACTGGCGCGCGAAACTCATACGAGCGGTGTCGCCACCGTCATGGTCACCCACGATCATGAAGTGCTTCGTCACTGCGACCGAGTTCTGGAGATGATCGACGGGCGCCTTCAGTCGCACTGA
- a CDS encoding TIGR04222 domain-containing membrane protein, which translates to MNAHAADTWGIPSRDFLYGYIIVAITLMILIFLWRLTLRSRQVSVEFIDQLTPPEVGMLTSEARAIAASLAILRSADLITIDGAVLRPLGPGDVTLDWYTRTVYYKLAELASPHRRRQLAERMTVESARLRNSLADRGYLTQPHTRRSIRFAILPLKILAAIGIVRIVFGVLNDKPFEFLILAVLATGFMIPVLGLTFDRTASGNAARATLTRSHAYLAPRHNPAFSTYGPRLAGMSAALFAGSAFLMINPALASAAGIGADGGSSGGGGGDGSGSSCGGGGGCGGGGGCGG; encoded by the coding sequence ATGAACGCCCACGCTGCCGACACCTGGGGAATCCCCAGCCGAGACTTCCTGTACGGCTACATCATTGTCGCGATCACTCTGATGATTCTGATTTTCTTGTGGCGCTTGACGCTTCGATCGCGTCAGGTTTCCGTCGAGTTCATCGATCAGCTCACTCCACCCGAAGTCGGCATGCTCACCAGTGAGGCCCGCGCTATCGCAGCATCATTGGCGATCCTGCGCAGCGCCGACCTGATCACGATCGACGGCGCGGTTCTACGGCCGCTGGGACCCGGTGACGTGACACTTGATTGGTACACCCGCACGGTCTATTACAAGCTGGCTGAACTGGCCTCACCCCACCGTCGACGCCAGCTGGCCGAGCGAATGACGGTGGAATCGGCGCGGCTGCGGAACTCACTGGCAGACAGGGGATATCTGACGCAGCCACATACTCGGCGATCAATTCGGTTCGCCATTCTGCCTCTGAAAATCCTGGCGGCAATCGGCATTGTGCGAATCGTGTTCGGAGTACTGAACGACAAGCCTTTCGAGTTCTTGATTCTCGCCGTGTTGGCTACCGGCTTCATGATCCCGGTCCTCGGCTTGACCTTCGATCGCACCGCGTCGGGCAATGCTGCACGAGCTACGTTGACCAGATCTCACGCTTACCTCGCTCCGCGGCACAACCCCGCGTTCTCTACTTACGGACCACGATTGGCCGGCATGTCCGCAGCTCTCTTCGCGGGATCCGCTTTCCTCATGATCAATCCGGCCCTGGCGTCCGCAGCGGGAATCGGCGCCGACGGAGGAAGCAGCGGAGGCGGAGGCGGCGACGGCAGCGGAAGTAGTTGCGGTGGTGGCGGCGGATGTGGCGGCGGCGGAGGGTGCGGGGGATGA